Genomic window (Helianthus annuus cultivar XRQ/B chromosome 3, HanXRQr2.0-SUNRISE, whole genome shotgun sequence):
CTTGGAAAAATTTTATTTTCATTAAATTGCCTTAATGAAACTGCATCAGAAAATTTTATTTTCCAGAAACTATCACATTTTCGAAATGATTAAAAATGGCAGTTTTTTGGCAAGTTTTGTCTGAAAATAGAGATAACTGTCATTAGGCAGTTACATCCCAAGAAACCCAAAAATTCGTAGACAGTTTTTGTTTGCATTTTTCCTGGTTCAGGCAATTCACAGAAAAAAACATATCTGGTTCAATTCTCgaaaatcagagttgtatccgattgaattattcagGTGAACCACCAAAATAgtttgatctgagagtgattacaaGCCTCTCTGATCATCCGGTTTTCTGAAAATTCCCCAACAATCTATCAATTAAATTCTGCACACTttggtaggttttttttttttatagtttttaagCATGTTAAACCATTTGACTAAAAAGTTTTATCAAAATTGACCATTTCTTTTGGAAGTCTTCTTTTAATGTTTTAATCAAAATTGAccatttcttttcttttggaagTCTTCTTAATGTTTTAAACATGTTTTTTATTGTACTATTTTAAGGAAAGGTCCAATTGATTCCAAACTTAACACGGCTTTGAAATAAACAATACATTCAAATCCTGTAGCAATTGTcttttcttattattattatgcaACTTTTCTTAAACTTGCATTTTGGGAACTAACTATTAAACTAGTACAATCACTAACTTTGATCAAGCCAACTATAGTATGTTATAGCGCTATAGGTCTGACAAACCCATCCATATCCATGTTTGAATCTAGGGATGATTGAAACAACAACAATTTAACAAAGGTTAACTCTAGAGAGTTCCTTCGGTCACAAGGGTTGGTTGTGCACTTAGTTGACAAGGTTAACTCTAGAGAGTTCTTTCGGTCACTCAGACATATACATGAATTgttaattttcttttatttattcatTATCTAAACTTATGTATGTTCACCAACTATTTCGTTGATCCTTTTGATTTCTCACATGTTTCAGGAAACAATGCACAAAGCTTATCATATTATTACATATAGGAGGGCTTGGACTTAGTTCAATTTTAATTTGGAACATTTGTCTTGTTTGAACTATTTGTTTCTTTTGGATGGCTACTTAATTTGGTTTTTAGTAATATATTGAAACTTTAGTTCATCATCAGCTTGAGAACAATTTTGTATCGCCCCCATGTTTTCATCATCGGTCGTGGTGGTACACTCGACTcgttaaaacatatataaaaataagcacaaaaatttttatatatttaaagtTTCTTTTATATATTTAAAGTATCTATATATACTAATACAAAACCATGTACACTAAAAAGGCAAAACCATGGGTTGAAAATCAAAACCAACCGCAAAACGTTTAAAACCTTTGGTTGAAAAAGCAAAAGCTAACATCTTTGTTAGATATTGATATCTCATAAACAATTTTAGGATTTTTTGCATGTGCTCTACTATTTTCACTTTTTCTTTTATCCTTTTAAGTTGACATCTTTGTTAGATATTGGAATGGAATAAGGATCTTAGTCATTTGGGTTGGTAATCAGGGAATCGAACACTTAGATTTGCAAGTGATAAAACCAAATGTTCCCCATTACCTTTCTACTTCTAATTATAGACAATAATTTTAATAGCTGGTTTACGATAGACCCAGGTCTATCAATTAAATTCTTCACACTTTGGTAGGTGTGTTTTTTAGTTTTCAATTAATTAACCATTTGACTAAAAAGTTTTATCGAAATTGATCATTTCTTTTGGAAGTCTTCTTTTAATGTTTTAAACATGTTTTTTTACTATTTTAAGAAAAGCTCTCATTGATTCCAAACTTAACACGGCTTTGAAAATAAACAATACATTCATATCCTGTACCACTGGGATAAATTGAGTTGCGCGTGCCAGCGTGCGCGCGTTTAAACAAGTATTAGTACTTAGATATCCATATATAACTAGTAGTATTATATAATAGGTCATAGCATCAGTAACTGCGTTTGCGTTTGCGAGTAGCGTAGCAATAGTGTAATAGTATATGCGAAAAATGTAAGCGTTGAGATATAGCGTGTTGTAATAAGCGATATGTTTGCGAAAATATGCGAAGTAGCGTAGTTTGCGATATagtttacattatgatccgaatctctggtgcaaGGCGTAACGAATTTAGCGAGAGTAACaagcacgaaagtgcgggttgttacacttGTCCGGTTCAGGGACAAATCTAGTTGCGGTTTTGAGCAGTTTGATGACGGTGAATCTTCATGGCGTCATGATGTTCAACACCGACACTGTACAAAACTTGTGTTTCCAACCTTCAATGATGGTGATCCACGCGAGAAATACTTCAACGAGGCTGATCCACGCAAACCGGAATTGTACAAGAATACCGACAAGAATTCGCTAAAAGATCCGCTCGAGTCACCAATTGGTCTGATCATTGTCGGCTTGGGGTATTTTTGAATGGGTTGAAGGAATAACTGAGAGCTGATGTGCATATTCATAAGCCAAGGACTGTTTATAATGTGATGAGCCTAGCACTACAGTTTGAGTCCAAGGTAGTTTCCAATCAGTAGGGGGTGAATTCACGAGTTGCGGTCACTCCCAAATCTGCTCCAACAACTAGAGTCGCATCAGCAATGAACCCACCAGCAATCACTCCCCTTCGCATTTCAGAAACCAGCACTATCCAATTGTTAGAGGCGGGTGATCGAAATGTTAGAGTTTGGGGGAGATCGAAGAAGAAACGGGAGAGATGGCTGAGATCAGTTTGCATGCCGTTATGGGTGTGCCACATCACTTCACATTGATAGTTTATGGCTATATCAATTCCTTCAAGGTATGGATTCTAATTGACTGTGGTTCCGCTCACAACTCTATAAATGACTCCTTGATCCCTAAGGTTAGCTTAGTCACCCATGAGATTGTTCCATTTTGGAGTGAGAATTGGCAAGGGAGACATCATCTGTTGTAATCAAGTTTGTAAGAATGTTCCactcagtggcggaactagaaaaAAAATTCAGGGGCATCCTAAATTTTCTTTTAGTTAGGCCTATCTCTGAGAATTCGAGTGCCCCTAAGCGGCTTGTAAGGCTTAAAAATTGGCCTTCATtttttcttttaataataataataagtaattGGGATAATATTAGGGTTTTAATTAAATTAGGAGGGGTAAATATGTCATTTCACACAAAACTAACGTTCCTTTAGACGACAAGTTAACGGAGGGGCCAAGATCGATGCAATTGGAAGTTGTCAGGGGTAAGGCAACAATTTTTTCAAAATAGAGGGTAAGAGTCTCAACAGATAAAACTCCAGAGGGTAAAATTGTATTTTACTCGTAATATTTTTTTACTACTAAGCAAAAAATGCAATTCGTTAAATCATATGctttgaaaaaaaaactattttaatGTTTTTTCCTTGTATTATTTTAACTTTTAGTTTTGTTGCTGTTAAAAAATAATCACCAAGTACACTTCATGAGAAATGTAGGTGCATGTAATTTTCAAGCAATCTTTTGTGCAAGATAATAGTAAATAAACGAAGTAAAcaattaataaattaatatttagAATAATATGATAAAGGAATAGTTTGATATAATTGATGTTTGACTAAATGTGACTTCTGAGTTTTACAGTTTCTTTTTTTCATTCCCAATGCTCATTTACTTCAttctataataaataaaatacatcaTCTTCTTAATGATGTTTAAAAAAAACGATGAGCTACTGTTTCCGTCACCGGAAATTTTCGTTTCCGTTAATCGTAAAATTTCAGTTTATCTTATTTTATCTTCATCTTTACTTAGGGGTATCCTAACATTTCTTTAAgggtatcccaaataaataaaacgAATATTTCAAAAAGAAAACCACTTCACCAAAAAAATTGAGGGCTGTCCCGGGCTACCCCTAACTACAACGTAAATCCGCCCCTGGTTCCACTACACCTAAACGACCTCCAAATCACTCAAGATTTTTATCCTCTCTCTAAGAGGAGCTGACTTAGTACTAGGTATTCAATGGTTAGCCACACTTAACACGGTTCAAGCAAACTGGAAGGAAATGTTTCTGAAATTCACCATAAAATGGCAAGGATTGCACACTACAAGGACCAGCACCGGGTTGGGATTGGGCCAATCTGGATCTGGGCTGGCCCATTTAAAACTGGAAAAAAGGGCACGTGATAAAAGGGGAATTGGATAGCGGGAAAAAGACCAACAAATCAGGGAGCGTGCGATAATCCAGAGAATTCGCAGGAGGCCATTACTGGGGAAGTTAACTAGGAAACTGTTGTATTAGGAATTAGTATTAATAGCagattgtttttcttgttttaGGGTTGATGTTTTTGTTTATCAATTAGGGTTCTACCTATTTTAATTGGAAATTTTGGCTATCTCGAATCAGGCTTTTGACTTTCTGTTTCTATCAACATGTTTTTTTGAACAAAAAGTTATAAGCTTGAACGAAGTGACTTCTTTGCTGCTGTTGCCATGTCATGACTAGAACCGCTTTTGACAAAATCAAGCACAATTGAAGCTAGCTCATTCTGATGGCAGGTGTATTCATGATCAGCTCCAGTGATGATATGCAATTTGTGGTTTGATATATGCTTTGCAAACTCCATGGCATCTTCCATTGGTACAATCTTATCTGCAGAACCATGGATGCTTAACACCCTGCAACCACATCAATCATTCATGTCAAATTGGGTTTAAAGAAATGAGACATTGGTAATTTCATATTACCCTTGGAAAATCAGTTTTGTTGCAGCTAGTACAAAATCATTTATTTGAATACTCGAAGCAAAACAAATTATTTTTGAGTGATTGAATTCTACAAACAAAATGATACTATGTCATATGCAAGAATGAATGAATATGGACAAATTGTGGAGCTATAAATTCAAAaggagaaaagaaaagaaaaaaaaaagacggCTGATAAAAGTTACAAACCTGCAATTTTGGGGAATCAATTGGCATGCTGCACATGTGCCGGTAGTTAAACGGTCCATCAAACTTTCTTCAGTCACACGATACTCTATGTTCCCtaaaatgtttacaacttcatGTGAGATCCAAGATATGCACACGGTATTAAGAATAGAGATGTCAATGTCACCCATCTGCTTATGCAtgggttgatttttttttttttttttttaatttatctcaaacgggtcaaacaaaaaTGATGCTAGAAGGGTAAAGTATGGGATTACTATAGAAATACTATTATTTTAGTAAATCATGATTAACGCATTAATTATCAATAGAAGATTTTGAAAAATGGATCTTGAAGCATTACCCTTTCTATTGGCAACATGAATGAATCCATATTTTTTAATTCTCTGCAAGTAATCTTTACCCAATCGGCCCTCAATGCCTCTTTTCAGATCAAACCGCCCAGAAATGTTGACCACATTGTGAACATCATTAAACCTCGAAGCATATAAAAGCACCACATTCCCACCTGCAAAAGTCCCTCTGATCAATATATCAGTAAATTAAATATGTATCGTAAAAAGTTCAATCTGTTAATTATTAGAAAAAGAACGAGACAGTTTATTAATTAAAACCTAGCATTTTCCAAATGCAAGTCGAAACAGATTCAGAAAAGTTCTGATAGAGATATGAGATATCAAACTTCATAGCAGATGCTACAAATTCAAAATGTTAATCAGCAATTAGGAAGTGCCAAGTTATAATTTCAGACCTTTACTGTGACCAATAATTGCAGCGACAGAGCGTTTTTCATGTTCAAAGTATTGGATCACAGCCCGCAGATCATCAACTTCTCTATGGTAATTGCCATACTGGAATAAACCTTCGCTTTCTCTAAAAGGAATAACAAAACACCAACTCACATCATAATTGACCGACTTCATAAGAAAAATATTGAAGATTCAGTTCAAGAACAATTGGTGAAAATGTGTTGTTATAAAGTATGTCACTATGGCTTGTGTGAACGGTTTAAAGTTATTTTAATTACTGTAACTTGGGAAATGTGATGGCAATATCAAGTATCAACTTATGTcttagggtgtaaggagtggttaaacacttgagagtagcaaactaaaaaatcaaccaatcagagtgcgccacgtcaatcagtgaaaagtgtttaaactttggtgaaaagtgttggcaatggtttagagatttggtgaagtggtaaattttagaaaagaaaaaaaaaatgaaaaaggtgtgattggttgagattggaatggaccccaccccacactaccctctctctctccttcctcccTTCACCGCAGCGGCATGCCTTCCCCGATCAACATTGAAACCGCAGCGGCAAAGGGGTCGGCGGCGGTGTTGCCGCGCGGCAAAACCCTTTGCCACTCTCCTTTACCGCACCACTCCGGACACCCTTATGGTATAGAAACAGAATTACTGTACTAAGGTCATAACATGACAGTCTTTTCCCAAGTATGCCTAGCAAAAAGTAGTTACCCGTTGCCAGCAAAGTCAAAGCGAAAGGCACTAATTCTTTCTGTCGCAAAAGTAGCTGCAAGATTTACCATAGGGATCCTGTCCTGTAGTATGAAATACTAGTAATTAAAGAACTAACATCGCTACAAAATAAAATGATGCAATTTAATCAACTAGTATCACATTGGAGTGGGAACAAGATTAGAGGAACTCTAATATTACTACTATTTTAATAACTTTTTGCATTAGGAAGCTGAATGTGCTAAATTAAACTTTGGGAGACTTTTAGCCCATTTGACATGTTCCCTTTAGAGCTATTTTTTTCTATAATCTGGCCCATTGGACCCGTTAAGAGATAAAAACATAACTTGAATCATCCCATTCACAAGTAAATGGGTGAAAATTGGCACCTCTTAGAGTCAGTAAATCATAACATGATCTTAAAAGATCAGAATGGCGAACCTTGCAGGATCTATAACCATGACACACGATGACAACCTCCTTTGAGCCCGTTTCATGCAATATGCCAACAAGCTTTTCATTATAACTATTCTGGATTATCATTTTCTGGTGTTGAATTTCAACTGCTGCACAAGTTTACATAAAAAAGGGGGATTAATTATTAGAATGTAGTTAGAGCTATAAATATACACATAGGGGAAAATCATCAAACAGGTGGTAAGCATTTAACAAGCAGAGCATGTGTTTAGTTTTGTAAGAGGTTCTTGTATGAGAATCTTGGATTATGAGAGTTTTGTTAGTGATTTCAGACTAACCTGAGAAGAGATTGCAGTCTTCAGGGGTCGAATTTGATCTACCCATCATATAAAAGTGTACGATTTTAGATGAATTTCATTTTCTCCAACGAGAATAGCAAATTGCCAAAGAAGCAAACATATCAGATTGGACAATGATCGGCGTCGATTTAGGAACCCTCTAAACCCCTCTTTCTAGAGTGTCTACCCGACCCGGAGCAATTGATTGGGTGGTGTAAAATAGGAGGTGATTCTGGTTATGTGAAAAAACTTTAGCACTACACAGACCCCCCGTCTAGTGTACTATGAAGGGTGTTAAATGTAGAAAGTATGGTGTGAAAAAACCGAATTAAGTGAATTGTAATCGAATTAATCGAATAAACTGAACCGAAAAAACCGACCTAAATAAAAAACCGATGGGTCGGTTAATGTTTTTTTTTGAAACCGAAAGTAACGGGTTCGTTATgtttatcaatttttttttcatacccaccataaccgaactaaatcgaaccgacatgtaataaatctttgtaggatgtaggacttttcaccatgtttttaatattttatgtgttttactaaagatttttagtacttatggagttttcatatcattttgtagTTTTGGCTGaatttttatttgaatttatagGATTTATCATAttactttatttgaatattcgataataacttatattaatattatagattatatctttttttaatactatgtaatatgctaatatatacaaatatgcaaaaACAATTTATTCTgtgttaaaaaaattaagctatttttagctaagctaaatacactGTTAACtacccataaccgacccgctgtaaccatcaaaaccaaataaccataaccaccataaccgatcggttatggttatgattatctaataaccgacatcgcggttatggtttttggtcaaaaccgacccatgcacacccatAGTAGAAAGTATATTGTTGAGTGTTGACGATACCGGTGGAAGTGACGTTCACAGCTGGGGCAAAAACGACACATTGACAATAGTGACGGTGTATGTTGGGTTTCACAAATTTTTCATTATCTCATAAGGGTCGTATTATTACCTTCTTAAATTAAATCAACACCTTCATTACGCATCATATAGACCTATACGATACTTATTAAGGTTGGTTCAAACTTCTAGGTCAGTCAAAGTTTGAAAATGTCCCTTAGAAAaaagtaatacgcatcgtataggcctataggatGTGTATTGAAGGTGTcgaattaatttttttattttgcaaaatagctttctgtcaCGCGAAAGAAGAAGCGGCACTTTTGACATCTgttggtcttcaaacatctaggaaacattatttgaggatacccctgaatttatcgaagctgtagaatgagatcctcaacTGTTGgtttatcatctttcaaccccattttccctaaatttatctatTCTatttttcaacggggatgtaatgcaatgatttctctcaattgaatagacatacacttgcttcataggactcacttgaattgTCTGGGATGTAATAACAGTACGTTTAGCATCCGTGTCTGCTTGAATTGAAGGAAGCAAAAGATAACGAACatgaacattgtatttatcacgaaagtactgaacaaccgagataacagctccTGTTTATCAGCTGCATTTGGAACAGAAAGTCCAACAATTCGttcattatctgttgttgtctcaataatatgaatgcacgcaagaatttgacaactgtgacagcatATTAAAAGTTTCTCAGGCTCACGACAATCGCACTGGTACCAAACTGGTATTGCTGGTGGCTGTTCTGGAAATTGAATGAAAAGCACTCAAATACCGccttggtagttgttaccatatCCGTTATCCCCTTGAGTCACAGATctgacaatagggcccacggatctgTGACTctataggactcacttgaatcctCTTGACCGTAAAGTTGCATCTTTTAGAGAGAGACCTTTAAGTACGGATCCTACagctgcatttggaacaagaagtccaacaattcgttcattatctgttgttgtctCAACAATATGAATTTGAACGTGAACCATGCTTGTACAATATTATTAAAAGTTCCTCATGCTCACGACAACCGCACTGGATACCAAACTGGTATTGCTGGTGGCTGTTctggaaattgaaggaaaaggactACGGTTCTTTTCATACTGATCAGCATCCCAGTATGGATCTAGAGGGTCAAGGTTTGGGTATGGTGCTAATGGGTTTTGTATAGGTTCCCCCTGTGGGTAGAGTTCTCGGTAATCTCTATGGTCGTCATTCCATGGGTTATAAGCTAGAGGGTTTGGTGCTGGGACTCTAGGGATTTAGTTTGGGTCGAAAGCATGTATTGGAAGCTGGTCTACTGTGTTAGGTACGATTTCCATGGGTTGAGTTGGGAACAGTGGTGGTGGCTGGGGTGCAATGATTTGTTCTAAGTTTGGGTCTGCGGCTGTGGTAGCTAATATGTGAATGTTAGCCAATCGCCTATTGAGTATGTCCTGGGTCTGGGCGTTCATCTCCCTATTTGCAGCTGCTAAAGACCTTTAaatcttgtttttatttaatttttatgaaATAAAAGGTATTTAGGGTccggttttcgtatacggggtgtattttaagacgtaTAGGGACATGGTTTCGGAAGAGTTGTTATAATCGTTGTTTCTGGTTCAGCAGTAACTATGGTTGATTGGAAGCTATTAATAAAAGAGCAAACTCACGAATTGACGGATCAGAGCAGCTCTCTGGGCCATTAAGTGCAGCTCACGATGATTCACATGTAAGTGCACCTCTCGATCTTCAAATTAAGAACCCTAGAGAATGAAATTAAAGAGAAATAATACCTTTCTTGTTGCGGGTTTCTCAAAGAAGAAGAGAGAGAAACCAAGGGCTTTTCAGTTCCAGATCCAGAGAGAGCGAGAAGAGGcgtgatttgaattttaaaaatcTAGGGTTTCGtgtgttttgaaatttgaatgacTATTTTGACTTtaggttttataaaaaaagaaaaatctgAGAAAATTACACAATGAATTcaactgggggggggggggttggtgttgatgcacttttgtgtctgtcactagtcttgtaatttacgatgtattttgtacggtcttttatcaattatcgagtctgtatttgccgtcgaccaagtcggatatcctcctatctgcTTGTGTCCGACTTGTTTGTCTCCTTTTGGATTGTAATTATATATGAACGATGCATGTTGCATATAAGGGTATTACTGTTATTTTGATTGTGTCTGTTAATGGTTTGCTGCAACTGTCAGTTTGCAGCAAACAAATCACAGTTTgcagccttcgacgaaacactttGTGTTTCGTCGAACTCATATCGGCGAAATAGAATTATGCTGATCAATCTTGTTTCGTCATGGTATACGACGAAACAGAACTGTTTCGTCGGACTTTGGGCTTCTTCTGGCCCAATGTTTGTTTCGTCGATCCAAGTTGGTTTCGTCGATGGTTTGGCCCAGACTGCTATAAATAGGCACAGTCTGTTTCGTTTACAACTCAGAGATGAGAGCATACCCAAAAAGTCATTCTGTCtaaactgtgtttgtatcagtttgtattctcatccagtttaatcaaacgcttgtgtttctttggttaaacCATTGTTGTTACTGTTTTCTATGTTTGATTTGGCTTAGTTACATGGATTCCGCACACGTgactttgtttgttataaacaaggatttgATTGTgtaaatcgatcctccgatttcgggacctacaagtggtattagagcttgaggctcttatccttgtttaaaatcaaacatagttcggTTTTATCAAGTGTTTGTGTGTATTTTTTAGAAAAGTGTTCTTAAAAACTCATAACTTCCGGAAAAATTCTTACAAATTTGTTCAAAACATTGTTGTTTGCTAAAGAGTTTTATCAAAAACCCCGTTAgattgtttgtttgtgtgatAAACCGGGTTTTTATTGAATGTCTTGTGCATTTTCGTGTTTCGGAAAATTTATCGGTGACCGGAAATTTCATAGTTCTGGGTTTGGTCTTCACATGTTCAAGTGacattcaagttgttcttgaaTATTCATTggattttgatttaaaattttaaacTGAAAAGAATTAAAAAGAAACATTAAAATATTGTTACCATACCTTGGTTGGTAGCTTTAGCATGGGTTAAAGTGAGAAAGGTCGTGTGAGTTGACAGTTTGGGGATAAGATTTGACCTACTTCATCAACCCTCTGATTACCTTTTTCAACGAAACAGACTACGGCGAATCAAACAATCGACGAAACAAAAACGTTTCACCGATAAACGATCTGCGATGAAACGAAAGCGTTTCGCCAAAAGCATATTCGATGAAACGAAAGCGTTTCGTCAAAAGAGTCTTCGACGAAACACACTCTGTTTCGTCATAAGTGAtttcgacgaaacagaatctGTTTCGTGGGAAGTGTTTCGTCGTGTGTGTTGTCATTTTTTAAACAGAAGGTTTGCAAAGTTGTCATAACATTGTGTTTTCAAGTATTTGACCAGGTATTCTACTTGTATACATTAAggatgagttgcacaagtccgtgGGACTGGAGTACGGACCCACAACCCGGTCAAGATCAAACTTCCGCAGCTGCGTGGGCAAGGAGTATGTTTCCTCAACCAGCTatcagtgcaagtcaatgggcgtTAGTATCAAATCAGAaccaaagcattcaaaatcttctgcttagtgagagtgaaacgggcagcaacaatcgcCCACCATAGTTGAATCACATGAAtgactttccatcatggaaagGTCGCCTtaacacatatgttcaagggcaaagcaccgaacgTTGGACATGTTTCATTAATGCATTCAACCCTGCTCTCGAAGTAGCAGCATCAACTTCAGCAGGTTATGCTAATATGCTTGAAGATGACAAGAAAGCCTATGACTTAGAGAAAAAGGCGTTTGCTATCCTTACACAAGCGCTCAACAAAGAAATCTATCATCAGTTCTCTTATTGCAAAGACACGAAAACATTATGGGATGCCTTGGTAGcaagaggagaaggcaatgcagctactcgaaagtctcgccatgatttgttaaagaaagagtttgaatcatttcagttcttggaaaatgaaaccctaaatgatatgactacacgtttttatcatttgattagtgaaatgtttgcttatggGGTTTTGGCAACTCAACAGGAAATGGTGGCTAggtttgctgatgctttacctccaaagtggagttcgtTTATTAAGCTGTTGAAGCATACGGGTACTCTAGATACGGTCAACATCTCTGAATttattcagaagctggaacacaagaatgatgaagaaatccGGAAAGCTAAACGAGTTCCTGctcctcaaaatacagaaatgtaccttccaggaTTCGACTCGTTGGCCAGATCCAGTGCAGCTCAGCAACCAAAACTGCAAACggcatttgtgtccaatacaagttcctttccgtttcctcagtcagCTCCTACTCCGGCTTTCGATCCAAGGGCTTATATTCCAACACCTCAACCTCCACCTCAAGTTAATCCTGCTCAACCTCAGTTCGATCCGAGggcttacattcctgttccatcacaaccacaagtccaaccacaacaacaagctcattataccaacaatcctccgcctcaaaaccc
Coding sequences:
- the LOC110929916 gene encoding putative uncharacterized protein YDL057W isoform X1, encoding MMGRSNSTPEDCNLFSAVEIQHQKMIIQNSYNEKLVGILHETGSKEVVIVCHGYRSCKDRIPMVNLAATFATERISAFRFDFAGNGESEGLFQYGNYHREVDDLRAVIQYFEHEKRSVAAIIGHSKGGNVVLLYASRFNDVHNVVNISGRFDLKRGIEGRLGKDYLQRIKKYGFIHVANRKGNIEYRVTEESLMDRLTTGTCAACQLIPQNCRVLSIHGSADKIVPMEDAMEFAKHISNHKLHIITGADHEYTCHQNELASIVLDFVKSGSSHDMATAAKKSLRSSL
- the LOC110929916 gene encoding putative uncharacterized protein YDL057W isoform X2, whose product is MMGRSNSTPEDCNLFSVEIQHQKMIIQNSYNEKLVGILHETGSKEVVIVCHGYRSCKDRIPMVNLAATFATERISAFRFDFAGNGESEGLFQYGNYHREVDDLRAVIQYFEHEKRSVAAIIGHSKGGNVVLLYASRFNDVHNVVNISGRFDLKRGIEGRLGKDYLQRIKKYGFIHVANRKGNIEYRVTEESLMDRLTTGTCAACQLIPQNCRVLSIHGSADKIVPMEDAMEFAKHISNHKLHIITGADHEYTCHQNELASIVLDFVKSGSSHDMATAAKKSLRSSL